From the genome of Candidatus Electrothrix communis, one region includes:
- the rpoB gene encoding DNA-directed RNA polymerase subunit beta: MKRVRKGFAKTRKLVEPPHLIAMQRHSYDRFLQMNVDPSQREDVGLQAIFSNIFPISDFNGLCTLEFVNYSFGEHKYTVSECIERGMTYEVPVKITVRLITFEIDEETGVQSVRDIKEQEVFLGSLPLMTDDGVFIINGTERVIVNQLQRSPGLFYTHDNGKSHASNKRLYSARIIPVRGSWLDFEFDIKDVLHVRIDRRRKLPVTTLLRALGYTDEELLREFYPVDTVHVTESGFRILFQPETFIGQRLTSDLVNPADGEVLGKKGRKLSKALAKRIVKAGIESIEFSAEDLLDRVLVIDLLHPETGEVLAKCNDRLTEELIETIRTNNIASFEVLYIDNVNISEAFRKTLSVDKVKDGDQALIEIYRRLRPSSPPTVEIAQEFFNKLFYDPATYDLSVVGRYKINSKLGLDTPIEHRTLTKEDIVLGVKHLVRLKDELREGDDIDHLGNRRVRTVGELCENQYRMGLVRMERAIKERMNLQEVETLMPHDLVNPKPVTSAVKEFFATSQLSQFMDQTNPLSEVTHKRRLSALGPGGLTRERAGFEVRDVHPTHYGRICPVETPEGPNIGLIVSLATYAKVNMYGFIESPYRVVKDRKVTDEIKDYTALQEQGNVVAPANIHVGEDGTIVNDTLIARMDGEVVTVPSDEVTAMDIAPNQLVSVAASLIPFLENDDANRALMGSNMQRQAVPLLKPASPLVGTGVEKNLAQDSGACLLAGGDGVVEEVDANRVVIRYDEPGTDNFKTGIGVYRLSKYKKTNQNTCFNQKPLVLPGVRVKKGDVLADGPSTEMGELALGKNVTIAFMPWRGYNFEDSILINERLLKEDTFTSVHIEIFDVVARDTKLGKEEITRDIPNIGDEALRNLDDSGIIQIGAEIHAGDMLVGKVTPKGETMLSPEEKLLRAIFGEKAGDVKDTSLRVPPGVEGVVIDAKVFSRKGVDKDERSQMIEEQEVSRLNRDIEAELRSLKNGVRRKLCNLIVNRTAKKDILNAEGQVILPLGKKLTEESLDAVDFDQLRSLDFSERSKYEDDLENIFNNYSRQAQAVRERYEGIVARMEKGDDLPPGVVKMVKIYVATKRKLAVGDKMAGRHGNKGVVSRLLPEEDMPFFADGTTVDVVLNPLGVPSRMNVGQVLECHLGFAAKRLGEQVQKLALAHEVEQVKDRLQTIYSEEEYTAITSGLSDDELIDKIRKYGHGIHMATPVFDGATEAEIRNMLIEAGVDEVGQSTLYDGLTGDKFDNKVTVGVMYMLKLHHLVDNKIHARSTGPYSLVTQQPLGGKAQFGGQRLGEMEVWAMESYGAAYTLKEFLTVKSDDVEGRTSMYEKIVKGNNFLDAGLPESFHVLVKELKGLCLNVELLSTKDTK, translated from the coding sequence ATGAAAAGAGTACGCAAGGGATTTGCCAAAACACGCAAGCTTGTAGAACCACCGCATCTTATTGCTATGCAGCGGCACTCCTATGACCGTTTTCTGCAGATGAATGTCGATCCGTCTCAGCGAGAAGATGTAGGTCTGCAGGCGATTTTTAGCAACATTTTCCCGATAAGCGATTTTAACGGACTCTGTACCCTGGAGTTTGTGAATTATTCCTTCGGGGAACATAAATATACTGTTTCCGAGTGTATCGAACGAGGGATGACCTATGAGGTCCCTGTCAAAATTACAGTTCGTCTGATCACCTTTGAGATTGATGAGGAGACCGGCGTTCAGAGCGTCCGCGACATTAAGGAGCAGGAAGTCTTTCTTGGCTCGCTCCCGCTGATGACTGATGACGGAGTATTTATAATAAACGGAACAGAGCGAGTTATTGTCAATCAGCTGCAGCGCTCTCCGGGACTTTTTTACACCCATGATAACGGTAAGTCCCATGCCTCGAATAAACGCCTGTATTCCGCACGGATTATTCCGGTACGCGGTTCCTGGCTTGATTTTGAGTTTGACATAAAAGATGTTCTCCATGTTCGCATTGATAGAAGGCGTAAGCTTCCCGTAACGACCTTGCTCAGAGCCCTCGGTTACACCGATGAGGAGTTGCTGCGCGAATTTTATCCCGTAGATACTGTTCACGTGACGGAAAGCGGTTTCAGAATTCTTTTCCAGCCAGAAACCTTTATTGGCCAGCGCCTGACCTCAGATCTGGTGAATCCCGCAGACGGAGAAGTGCTCGGGAAAAAAGGGAGAAAACTCTCCAAGGCCTTGGCGAAAAGAATTGTAAAGGCCGGTATAGAGTCCATAGAGTTCTCTGCTGAAGATCTTCTTGACCGGGTGCTGGTTATTGATCTGCTCCATCCAGAAACCGGAGAAGTTCTGGCGAAATGCAATGACCGGTTGACCGAGGAACTGATTGAAACCATACGGACGAATAATATAGCCAGCTTTGAAGTCCTTTATATAGACAATGTGAATATTTCTGAGGCCTTCAGAAAGACTTTGTCTGTTGATAAAGTGAAGGACGGCGATCAGGCTCTGATCGAGATCTATCGACGCCTCAGACCTTCCAGCCCTCCGACTGTTGAAATCGCTCAGGAGTTTTTTAATAAACTCTTTTATGATCCAGCCACCTATGATCTTTCCGTTGTAGGACGTTACAAGATTAACTCTAAGCTTGGTCTTGATACGCCGATAGAGCATCGCACCCTGACCAAGGAAGATATCGTTCTCGGTGTGAAGCATCTGGTTCGTCTGAAGGATGAGCTGCGCGAGGGTGATGATATTGATCATCTCGGTAATCGTCGAGTACGCACAGTCGGTGAGCTTTGCGAAAACCAGTATCGGATGGGCTTGGTTCGTATGGAACGGGCGATCAAGGAGCGGATGAATCTTCAGGAAGTTGAAACCCTGATGCCCCATGATCTGGTGAACCCGAAGCCTGTGACCTCGGCGGTCAAAGAGTTCTTTGCCACCTCACAGCTTTCTCAGTTTATGGATCAGACCAACCCTCTTTCCGAGGTGACCCATAAGCGGCGCCTGTCGGCATTAGGACCGGGCGGTTTGACCAGAGAGCGAGCTGGCTTTGAGGTACGTGATGTTCATCCTACCCATTACGGTCGTATTTGTCCGGTTGAAACACCGGAGGGACCAAATATCGGACTTATTGTGTCGTTGGCAACCTATGCAAAGGTTAACATGTACGGCTTTATAGAGTCCCCCTACCGTGTGGTTAAGGATCGTAAGGTCACAGACGAGATTAAAGATTATACCGCTCTTCAGGAGCAGGGCAATGTGGTTGCTCCGGCTAACATCCATGTGGGTGAAGATGGAACCATTGTCAATGATACATTGATTGCCCGTATGGACGGCGAGGTTGTTACTGTTCCTTCTGATGAAGTAACGGCGATGGATATTGCGCCGAATCAGCTGGTTTCCGTTGCGGCCTCCTTGATTCCTTTCCTGGAAAATGATGATGCTAACCGGGCCTTGATGGGATCCAACATGCAGCGTCAGGCCGTACCGCTCCTTAAACCGGCTTCTCCCCTTGTTGGAACAGGGGTTGAGAAGAACTTGGCCCAGGATTCAGGAGCCTGTCTGTTGGCTGGCGGTGACGGTGTTGTGGAAGAGGTTGACGCTAACCGGGTTGTGATTCGCTACGATGAGCCGGGTACGGATAATTTCAAGACCGGAATCGGTGTTTATCGCCTTTCAAAGTATAAAAAGACAAATCAGAATACCTGTTTTAATCAGAAGCCGCTGGTTCTGCCCGGTGTGCGGGTGAAAAAAGGGGATGTGCTGGCAGACGGCCCCTCCACCGAGATGGGTGAGCTTGCTCTGGGGAAAAATGTGACCATTGCTTTTATGCCTTGGCGCGGATACAACTTTGAGGATTCCATTCTGATTAATGAGCGTCTTCTCAAAGAGGATACGTTCACCTCGGTTCACATCGAAATATTTGATGTGGTGGCTCGCGATACAAAATTGGGCAAGGAAGAGATAACTCGTGATATTCCTAATATAGGCGATGAGGCTCTGCGCAATCTTGACGACTCGGGAATTATCCAGATCGGTGCGGAGATTCATGCTGGCGATATGCTGGTCGGTAAGGTAACCCCGAAAGGGGAGACTATGCTCTCACCTGAGGAAAAACTTCTGCGAGCTATTTTCGGGGAAAAAGCGGGCGATGTAAAGGATACTTCTCTGAGGGTACCTCCCGGCGTAGAGGGTGTAGTTATTGACGCGAAAGTTTTTTCCCGTAAAGGCGTGGACAAAGACGAGCGCAGCCAGATGATTGAGGAGCAGGAAGTCAGCCGTCTGAATCGGGATATTGAGGCTGAGCTTCGCAGCTTGAAAAATGGGGTTCGCAGAAAATTATGCAACCTGATAGTGAACCGGACAGCTAAAAAGGACATCCTTAATGCAGAAGGTCAGGTGATTCTTCCTCTTGGCAAGAAACTGACGGAAGAAAGCCTGGATGCAGTGGACTTTGATCAGCTGCGCAGCCTTGATTTTTCAGAAAGGTCCAAATACGAGGACGATCTGGAGAATATTTTCAATAACTACTCCCGTCAGGCCCAGGCCGTTCGCGAGCGCTATGAAGGTATTGTCGCCAGGATGGAAAAAGGTGATGATCTGCCTCCGGGCGTGGTCAAGATGGTGAAAATCTATGTCGCCACCAAGCGTAAGTTGGCGGTGGGCGATAAAATGGCTGGACGACATGGAAATAAGGGTGTTGTTTCCAGGTTGCTGCCGGAAGAAGATATGCCTTTCTTCGCCGATGGAACCACCGTTGATGTGGTCCTGAATCCTTTGGGTGTTCCTTCGCGTATGAACGTCGGGCAGGTGCTTGAGTGTCATCTGGGTTTTGCCGCCAAACGCCTGGGCGAGCAGGTCCAGAAGCTGGCTCTGGCTCATGAGGTTGAGCAGGTCAAGGATCGCCTCCAGACAATTTATTCCGAGGAGGAATATACCGCAATAACCAGTGGCCTCTCAGATGATGAGCTCATTGATAAGATACGAAAGTACGGCCACGGCATTCATATGGCCACACCGGTCTTTGATGGTGCCACAGAGGCAGAAATTCGTAATATGCTCATAGAAGCTGGAGTGGATGAGGTTGGACAATCCACCCTGTACGATGGGCTTACCGGAGATAAGTTTGATAATAAGGTGACAGTCGGTGTGATGTACATGCTCAAACTGCACCATCTGGTAGATAATAAGATTCATGCTCGCTCCACAGGACCGTACTCTCTGGTCACGCAGCAGCCCTTGGGCGGAAAGGCCCAATTCGGTGGCCAGCGACTGGGAGAGATGGAGGTCTGGGCTATGGAGTCCTACGGCGCCGCTTATACCTTGAAGGAATTTCTTACCGTCAAATCTGATGATGTTGAAGGAAGAACCTCAATGTATGAAAAGATTGTCAAGGGCAATAATTTCCTTGATGCCGGGTTGCCTGAGTCCTTTCACGTTCTGGTCAAGGAATTGAAAGGGCTTTGTCTGAATGTTGAACTGTTATCAACGAAAGATACGAAGTAA
- the rplA gene encoding 50S ribosomal protein L1 → MPKHGKQYRKAAEAIDRETHYSLEEAVNLLLANSCAKFDESVDVAVRLGIDPRHADQMVRSSVILPNGTGKDVRVLVFAKGEKEAEALAAGADYAGSEELVNKIKEGWLEFDKTIATPDMMGEVGKIGRVLGPRNLMPNAKLGSVTFDIERVVQETKKGKVDFKSDKAGIIHALIGKRSFGSEKLVANIAHFVDKLIQLKPSTSKGIYLRSITLSSTMGPGVKIDPVQIRALIKA, encoded by the coding sequence ATGCCGAAACATGGCAAGCAGTACCGAAAAGCAGCTGAAGCGATTGATAGAGAAACGCATTACTCTTTGGAAGAGGCAGTGAATCTCTTGCTAGCAAACAGCTGTGCAAAATTTGATGAATCTGTTGATGTTGCGGTTCGCTTGGGTATTGATCCCCGGCACGCAGACCAAATGGTTCGTTCCTCAGTGATTTTGCCTAATGGCACAGGCAAGGACGTACGCGTCCTCGTTTTCGCTAAAGGTGAGAAAGAGGCAGAGGCTTTGGCCGCAGGTGCTGATTATGCTGGCTCTGAGGAGTTGGTGAATAAAATTAAAGAAGGTTGGCTAGAGTTTGATAAAACAATAGCAACTCCTGATATGATGGGCGAGGTGGGTAAGATCGGTCGCGTTTTAGGCCCGAGAAATTTGATGCCCAATGCCAAGCTCGGTTCTGTTACCTTTGATATTGAGCGCGTTGTTCAGGAAACAAAAAAGGGAAAAGTAGATTTTAAGTCTGATAAGGCAGGGATCATTCACGCGTTGATCGGAAAGCGTTCCTTTGGATCTGAAAAGCTGGTAGCAAATATTGCTCATTTTGTTGATAAATTGATACAGCTGAAGCCCTCCACAAGTAAGGGGATTTATTTGCGATCAATCACTCTGTCCAGTACCATGGGGCCTGGTGTTAAGATTGATCCAGTGCAGATTCGAGCCTTAATTAAGGCCTGA
- the rplL gene encoding 50S ribosomal protein L7/L12, which translates to MSEAIEQVVEIVEKMTLLEVAELVTALEDKFGVSAAAPVAMAAMAGDAGGAAAAEQTEFDAVLTVTGDQKIKVIKEVRGITALGLKEAKALVESVPAPIKEGVTKEEAEEIKGKIEAVGGTVEIK; encoded by the coding sequence ATGTCTGAAGCTATTGAGCAGGTAGTAGAAATTGTAGAGAAAATGACCCTTCTTGAGGTTGCCGAACTGGTTACAGCTCTGGAAGATAAGTTTGGTGTTTCCGCAGCCGCCCCGGTTGCCATGGCTGCAATGGCTGGTGATGCTGGCGGAGCTGCTGCTGCCGAGCAGACAGAGTTTGACGCTGTTCTGACAGTGACCGGTGATCAGAAGATCAAAGTCATTAAAGAAGTGCGCGGAATTACCGCACTCGGTCTCAAAGAGGCAAAAGCCCTGGTAGAAAGTGTGCCTGCTCCGATCAAAGAAGGAGTTACCAAGGAAGAAGCCGAAGAGATCAAAGGAAAGATTGAAGCTGTAGGTGGTACTGTAGAAATCAAGTAA
- the rpoC gene encoding DNA-directed RNA polymerase subunit beta' translates to MEELFSFFNKPKGPLVFDKVKISLASPTKILEWSHGEVKKPETINYRTFKPERDGLFCAKIFGPVKDYECNCGKYKRMKHRGVVCEKCGVEVIQSKVRRERLGHIKLAAPVAHIWFLKSLPTKIGSILDMTLKEMERILYFESYAVVRSEVESIPPGTLLNEEQYQEAMEQFPGSFEVGIGAEAIRDMLKDLDLVELSTQLRREMKETGSVTKRTKLGKRLNVTEAFRDSGNRPEWMILEVVPVLPPDLRPLVPLEGGRFATSDLNDLYRRVINRNNRLKRLLELDAPDIIIRNEKRMLQEAVDVLFDNGRRGRTITGPNKRPLKSLSDMLKGKQGRFRQNLLGKRVDYSGRSVIVVGPHLRLHQCGLPKKMAQELFKPFIYNKLETLGYVTTIKSARKMVEKGAKEVWDVLDDIVREYPVILNRAPTLHRLGMQAFEVVLIEGKAIQLHPLVCSAFNADFDGDQMAVHLPLSVEAQVEARVLMMSTNNILSPASGSPVIIPSQDIVLGLYYMTRERYAVAGEGMTFSGPAEARMAYDHGAAHLQARVKLRLNGELVATTIGRILVGELLPKTVPFAVVNKELSKKELGFLVDYTYRHAGTKDTVILADRLKDLGYEQATQAGISICINDMKIPVNKEEFVEESERKAAEVDEQYSDGLITDGEKYNKIVDIWSKATDKITQEMMEEMSVDYVPDGQGNVLDLKSFNSVYIMADSGARGSKDQIRQLAGMRGLMAKPSGAIIETPIKANFREGLSVLEYFISTHGARKGLADTALKTANSGYLTRRLVDVAQDSTIVEKDCSTMRYTVAEPLLDGGEVIVRIGERILGRVASDDILDPQSGEVIVEMDDEITEEKVEAIEAAAIDRVRIRSVLTCESRRGVCAKCYGRDLGRGHMVNIGEAVGIIAAQSIGEPGTQLTMRTFHIGGTASRSVEQAEIRSQRTGIVRYKGLHSVTNSIGFEVVMNRNAEITVVDDQDVNRERFSVPYGAEVRVADGARVEPGTVIADWDAFAIPIVAEAPGRIKYGDIIEGDTMQERVDQVTGKVSRVIIHATTAKHSSPRISLKDGRGRTIKLPELQHEARYPLPVGSIISVDEGAEVTAGTVVAKIPRETTKTKDITGGLPRVAELFEVRKPKEQAIVTEIDGRVGFGKELKGKRRVVVTPETGEQREYLVPKAKHVTVHEGDYVKAGDALMDGSILPNDILRIKGEEELAQFLVDEIQEVYRLQGVKINDKHIETIVRQMLKRVKITDPGDTKFMLDQLTEKWMFYDENKRVMDEGMQPASAEPQLLGVTKASLSTDSFISAASFQETTKVLTNAAMAGRVDTLDGLKENVIMGRLISAGTGLSRYKIK, encoded by the coding sequence GTGGAAGAACTGTTCAGCTTTTTTAACAAGCCGAAAGGGCCGCTTGTTTTTGACAAGGTTAAAATTTCCCTTGCATCACCGACAAAGATACTTGAGTGGTCCCACGGTGAAGTAAAAAAACCCGAGACCATTAATTACCGTACCTTCAAGCCGGAGCGGGACGGATTATTCTGCGCAAAGATATTCGGGCCTGTTAAGGACTACGAGTGTAATTGCGGGAAGTATAAACGCATGAAGCACAGAGGTGTGGTCTGTGAAAAATGCGGTGTTGAGGTTATTCAGTCAAAGGTTCGGCGAGAGCGCCTCGGCCATATTAAATTAGCCGCTCCTGTTGCCCATATCTGGTTTCTCAAGTCATTGCCCACGAAGATTGGGTCAATACTGGATATGACGCTCAAGGAGATGGAACGGATACTGTACTTTGAGTCCTATGCTGTTGTTCGCTCCGAGGTGGAGAGCATCCCGCCAGGAACCTTGCTGAATGAGGAGCAATATCAGGAGGCGATGGAGCAATTCCCAGGGTCTTTTGAAGTCGGGATTGGTGCCGAAGCAATTCGCGATATGCTGAAGGACCTGGATCTTGTTGAACTGTCAACACAGTTGCGCAGGGAGATGAAGGAAACCGGTTCTGTTACCAAACGGACGAAGCTTGGTAAGCGCTTGAATGTTACTGAAGCCTTTCGTGATTCCGGTAACCGTCCTGAATGGATGATCCTGGAGGTTGTCCCTGTTTTGCCTCCGGACCTGCGCCCCCTGGTGCCGTTGGAAGGCGGTCGTTTTGCAACCTCTGATTTGAACGATTTGTACCGTCGGGTCATTAATCGCAATAACCGTCTGAAGCGTTTGTTGGAGTTGGATGCCCCGGATATCATTATCCGGAACGAAAAACGGATGCTGCAGGAAGCGGTTGACGTTCTTTTTGATAATGGACGGCGAGGCCGTACCATTACCGGACCAAATAAACGTCCGCTCAAGTCGTTGTCTGACATGCTCAAAGGAAAGCAGGGGCGTTTTCGCCAGAACCTGTTGGGTAAGCGTGTTGACTACTCCGGTCGTTCTGTTATCGTGGTTGGTCCTCATCTGCGTCTGCATCAATGTGGTCTGCCCAAGAAAATGGCTCAGGAGCTGTTCAAGCCTTTTATTTATAATAAGCTTGAGACCTTAGGCTATGTGACAACCATCAAGAGTGCCCGTAAGATGGTGGAAAAGGGCGCGAAAGAAGTATGGGATGTCCTTGATGACATTGTTCGCGAATACCCTGTTATTCTGAACCGCGCACCGACTCTGCATAGGCTCGGTATGCAGGCCTTTGAGGTTGTTCTCATAGAGGGTAAGGCTATTCAGCTGCATCCCTTGGTCTGCTCTGCTTTTAACGCCGACTTTGACGGCGATCAGATGGCAGTCCATCTCCCCTTGTCGGTGGAAGCCCAGGTTGAGGCCAGGGTTCTGATGATGTCCACCAATAATATTCTGTCTCCGGCTAGCGGTAGTCCGGTCATTATACCAAGCCAGGATATAGTCCTCGGTTTGTATTATATGACCAGAGAGCGCTATGCCGTTGCCGGTGAAGGCATGACTTTCAGCGGTCCTGCTGAGGCTCGGATGGCCTATGACCATGGTGCGGCCCATCTTCAGGCCCGGGTTAAGCTGCGCCTGAACGGTGAATTGGTTGCAACAACAATTGGAAGAATTCTCGTTGGTGAGCTTCTGCCGAAAACTGTTCCTTTTGCTGTGGTCAATAAAGAGCTTTCTAAGAAAGAGCTGGGCTTTCTGGTGGATTACACCTACCGACATGCAGGAACAAAGGATACAGTTATTCTTGCAGATCGTCTGAAAGACCTGGGGTATGAGCAGGCCACCCAGGCGGGAATTTCTATCTGCATTAATGACATGAAGATTCCGGTCAACAAGGAAGAATTTGTTGAAGAGTCTGAGCGTAAGGCGGCGGAAGTTGATGAGCAGTATTCGGACGGTCTGATCACTGATGGTGAGAAGTATAATAAGATCGTTGATATCTGGTCAAAAGCCACTGATAAGATCACCCAGGAAATGATGGAAGAGATGTCTGTGGATTACGTCCCAGACGGCCAGGGGAATGTACTGGACTTGAAGAGCTTCAACTCAGTCTATATCATGGCCGACTCCGGTGCTCGTGGTTCAAAGGATCAGATCAGGCAGCTGGCCGGTATGCGCGGCTTGATGGCGAAACCTTCCGGTGCTATTATTGAAACGCCGATTAAGGCGAATTTCCGTGAAGGTCTGTCCGTTCTTGAGTATTTTATTTCCACCCATGGTGCTCGGAAAGGTCTTGCGGATACAGCTCTGAAGACAGCCAACTCCGGTTATCTGACCAGACGATTAGTTGACGTTGCCCAGGATTCAACGATTGTCGAGAAGGATTGTAGCACAATGCGCTACACGGTTGCCGAGCCTCTGTTAGATGGTGGCGAAGTTATTGTTCGCATTGGTGAGCGGATTCTTGGTCGAGTGGCAAGTGATGATATTCTTGACCCCCAATCTGGTGAAGTCATCGTTGAGATGGATGATGAAATCACAGAGGAAAAGGTTGAAGCCATTGAAGCTGCTGCTATTGACAGGGTACGAATTCGTTCGGTACTGACCTGTGAATCACGGCGTGGTGTTTGTGCCAAGTGCTATGGTCGAGACCTGGGACGCGGTCATATGGTGAATATCGGTGAAGCGGTTGGCATTATCGCTGCTCAGTCCATTGGTGAGCCGGGTACTCAGCTGACCATGCGTACCTTTCATATTGGTGGTACGGCGAGTCGATCCGTTGAACAGGCTGAAATTCGCAGCCAGCGCACCGGTATTGTGCGCTACAAGGGATTACATTCGGTAACCAATTCTATTGGGTTCGAGGTGGTTATGAACCGTAATGCGGAAATTACCGTTGTTGACGACCAGGATGTGAACAGAGAGCGTTTTTCTGTTCCTTACGGTGCGGAAGTACGGGTTGCTGACGGCGCACGGGTTGAGCCTGGGACTGTGATTGCTGATTGGGATGCCTTTGCTATTCCTATTGTTGCCGAGGCACCGGGTCGGATCAAGTACGGCGATATAATTGAGGGTGATACCATGCAGGAGCGTGTGGATCAGGTGACCGGAAAGGTCTCCAGGGTTATTATTCACGCCACAACTGCTAAGCACTCCAGCCCGCGAATTTCTTTGAAGGATGGCCGTGGTCGTACCATTAAGCTGCCTGAGCTTCAGCACGAGGCCCGTTATCCGTTGCCGGTTGGCTCAATTATCTCGGTGGATGAGGGGGCAGAGGTCACAGCAGGTACCGTGGTGGCAAAGATTCCGCGTGAAACCACGAAGACCAAGGATATTACAGGTGGTCTGCCACGAGTCGCAGAGCTCTTTGAGGTGCGTAAACCCAAGGAGCAGGCCATTGTTACGGAAATTGACGGTCGAGTTGGCTTTGGTAAAGAACTCAAAGGGAAGCGACGGGTTGTCGTAACCCCGGAAACCGGTGAGCAGAGAGAGTATCTGGTTCCGAAAGCAAAGCATGTTACGGTTCATGAAGGCGATTATGTAAAGGCCGGTGATGCGTTGATGGATGGATCCATTCTTCCTAACGACATCCTACGGATCAAAGGTGAGGAAGAGCTGGCGCAATTCCTTGTTGATGAGATCCAGGAAGTTTATCGTCTTCAAGGCGTTAAAATCAATGACAAGCATATTGAAACTATTGTTCGCCAGATGTTGAAGAGGGTCAAGATTACCGACCCCGGCGACACCAAGTTTATGCTTGATCAGCTCACGGAAAAATGGATGTTTTACGATGAGAATAAACGGGTAATGGATGAGGGCATGCAGCCTGCCTCTGCTGAGCCCCAGTTATTAGGGGTAACAAAGGCATCATTATCCACAGACTCATTTATTTCAGCGGCTTCCTTCCAGGAAACAACCAAGGTCTTGACCAATGCGGCAATGGCCGGAAGAGTTGATACTCTGGACGGTTTAAAGGAAAATGTTATCATGGGTCGCTTGATTTCAGCTGGAACTGGCTTGTCGAGATACAAGATTAAATGA
- the rplJ gene encoding 50S ribosomal protein L10, whose translation MNRESKAKKVDELKDTFANAKFAVVADYRGLKVTEFEQLRVSLREQGGQIQVAKNTLLKLAVQGTEFEGLTQDFTGTTAVAVSFDEPVGSAKALADFTKENEALVVRSAIFEGKMLSADDVVALSKLPSKEQLLGQLCGVLAAVPTKLVRTLNAAPSSLVYALQAIKDQKEN comes from the coding sequence TTGAATCGCGAAAGTAAGGCGAAAAAGGTAGATGAGCTCAAAGATACCTTTGCCAATGCCAAGTTCGCAGTAGTAGCTGATTACCGCGGATTAAAAGTAACTGAATTTGAGCAACTTCGTGTTTCTCTGCGTGAGCAGGGCGGACAGATTCAGGTTGCCAAGAATACCCTTCTTAAACTGGCTGTACAGGGTACAGAGTTTGAGGGGTTAACGCAGGACTTTACTGGTACGACAGCAGTAGCGGTAAGTTTTGACGAGCCTGTGGGATCGGCTAAAGCCTTAGCTGATTTTACAAAGGAAAATGAGGCGCTGGTTGTACGCTCAGCAATTTTTGAAGGAAAGATGTTGAGTGCTGATGACGTGGTTGCCCTGTCAAAACTGCCGAGCAAAGAGCAACTGCTTGGTCAGTTGTGTGGTGTGCTTGCCGCAGTACCGACAAAACTTGTCCGTACATTGAATGCTGCGCCCAGTAGTTTGGTCTATGCGCTGCAGGCGATAAAAGATCAGAAAGAAAATTAA